The stretch of DNA TGAGTTTTTCTGGttcatttgtttatttgagCTTTCCTTTTGATATTTGGAATATATTATAAGGGATGGAAAGTGAATTTCATATTGCGTTTAGTTCCAATTAATCCATATTATACCGTTAATTTCCTTGGATGGTTCCCGACACTGACATCTCCACTTTTAGTGGGTCGCTCTTGTTGATCCATGGATGTTGGACGACCTGTCCGATGCTAGCTCTGGCAACAACATCCGGCTCTATGAGACAGTCTATCAAATCTAGAATCGTTGGGTTTAGTTTGACCCCCTCCGGATAAAAGTACTGTTTCCGTTCCTGTCGCGTGATTGTTTCCAGAATATTAGTTTCATCGAAAGGCATCGTTTCAGTCAGCATGATGAACAACACGCAACCCAACGACCACATATCGCCCCGCTTCGGATCATATCGAATTCCTTTGAGGATCTCCGGAGCGGCGTATGCCACCGAACCGCAAAATGTCGCACTAAGCTGTTCGATTGTGACCTCATTGGagcattttttcgaaaatgtgAAATCTGACAACTTGACATGTGTTGGACTTGCGAGCAGCACATTCTCGCACTTTATGTCCCTATGGCAGAAGCCGTTTGTGTGCATGTAATTCACGGCGGATACCAATTGGTGGAAAAACAATCGAGCCTTCGATTCTGACAATTTGCCTCGTTCTTGAATTCGTTGCAGTAAATCCCCATGGTGGCAATGATCCATGAAGATACACACAAATGGACCGAATTCAAACACCGAATGCACCGAGATAATGTTTGGGTGATTCAGTGCAATCATTGTTTTGATTTCTCCCGGCAGAAAATGAGAATGTTGCATTGAGCACTGCTTGCGATCGATAATCTTGCAAGCTCTGCGCTCGGCAAACTGTTGGCCACTTTTTCGAAACTCCGAGTAGTACACTTTGGAGTAAGAGCCCTCTCCAATGGTTTTTCCGATGTAATAGCCCCGATTCGATAGCTGCTTTTTGACCTTCAAAACGTTTCAGAATGATAGATGTTAATAGAAACCAAGCATTTCGATTCATATCCAAAGAATCTCACCTCCGCTCGAGTCCAGTGACTTTCGGAGTAAAGAACTTTATCCACTGACTTTGAAAATTTATCCATCCTGTTCAATCAATACTAGAAATTTGAACTATCCTTaccaaaatgaatatttttttctaattctttATCGAAATCCGATTGACACCAGAATTCACACCAAGCCTACTAAGTTGGATTATTCATGCAAAAAGAATGGACTGCGATAGATAAATTTCAGAGAACAtggaattctttttttttaatgtagaaaCAGTgtacaagacacgaccgcattgttgacgtaggtcTACGAGATTATTCCATCCAATTTGGTTGTTTATTCCTTCGTTTGTGTGTGAGAAGTTGTTCATTATACTGATCCGGATAGTATGACATTTCCATTAAAATTCTTGGTTAGAATATCACTTTTGTCTTcagaaaaattttagtactatcaatttcatgaaattttgctGAAAATACATAATTTCTATCACTTAGTCCTTCAGAGATATAACTGTTTTTCTGGGATGAATACTTTAAAACTAGTCGTTTGACTTAAGTTCTACTCAAATTACATAATATCAACTAAAAATCTTCCACAAAGTTTTAAATGAGATTAAAATACATAATTTTTATGAAGACACCAACCGATTTTAATGACACTGTAGCGATGTACTGTGCAGGGCcatacaatttcacttcaattgacaCATCCTCAATAATGAGCCTATCGACTTTCAATTTGCTGCAAACTCCTGCAGACTGAAAATAGTGCTTCACACGCAATAAAGAGAATATCACTTCTCTTTCATACAGTCTCGATTCGCATCACATTCCGTTTATTTGATTATTCACACCGAAGCGAAgttatcaaatgaaaatgaaaggtttttattactaatgaaaatgacgatgtgaaagaatgtgcagtatGCTAGCAGATGTAATCAGTTGTCGTCGCTGGTTGTAAGACTAATTTGCCTTCATAGTTCTCTTATAACCGTTtcgtcgtttgtctgctctcagccaccacagcgagGAAGCATACTAATCTTGTACTTTATGCAACAATATATTAGTTCACGCTTTTTTTGAAAGAACTTGAATATCTAGTAAATATGTTCGCGAATCCAgacggtgctcctatgaataatatataacggtactcagtataaataaaatatgcttGAGGAAAGGCGTAACGAAAAATCCCACGTGTAGCGAcaaagagcattgttctgtattttaacaagttgactaccacgtcagtcaccggtgacagACATCCAGTTTTCGCTCAGACttcgtcagtcaccggtgacagACATCCAGTTTTCGCTCAGACttcgtcagtcaccggtgactgacagtataacatatgataataaaggtaaccaGCGGCGTAGTGCAGGGAAGGGGGGGGGGCGGTTCGCCCCTACTCACAACCATAATAATTATattgtttcgaaaaaaatctttcaaaattttgaatgaacatGAATCTCCATTGTTCATTTCATAGAGGCTTTACACTTGAAAGTTCATCCACCTTTGCTCAGTGATTGGATTTAGTTTTTAGTGAGAAATTTCAAAATCGGAATGTTCATTTAAAAGAATAATTCTTTGGTTCGCTTTGCATGGGAGAAAGATTAATTTTACGACTGAGCTAACGACTGATTTACGAGTAAAAACATCCGCTATCCAACGGAGAGTGACGGTTCAGCTTTCATGAAGAGCCTTTTGCAATTTTCAACAACGCTCTTACCATGTCGAGTTCAAATAGAGGACTTTAGATTTTGttgagaaaacaaaacaaaaaagccgtaTTCAAGGGTTTGTACTTTTCGAACTTAAGAGGACAGCACGCTTtggatgagaactgatgaagtaGTTTTCTCGTTTCGCAGTTTCAACTCATCACAAATGCTCCTGAGCCGCACAAGTGTGATGGTAAAATTATTGTCGCAAACTCAATGGAGTGCTTATTGTAATGTTGTGAAATCAATTTATGTGAACTACGTTGGGCTGATCACAGCAATTGAAGTTTTGTGAGATCCTTCCGAGAACTCGAATACTAGATCAAGTAAGTGCATGGAcccttcttccagcagttttgGTTTTCACTTTCTCATGTTATCTGTACTTCTGGTGCGATGTACTACGTGAAAGagctaaggggctgtccacataccacgtggacaactttaggggggataggggttacgaaaatgtccacgcttgtccacggtgagggggagggggttttgataacgttaagtattttttaaagtaaaacattcaagttaatagtcaaaattgaatgagatctgttttgtatttacacgatttttttgaatatcaCGCCCAccctgagtactcagtattcatcaataaaaagactgaactgcctgagagtgctgctcggtcaaacatccatattttttcatatgactgaacttctttcctgaaatgtatattctgaaggtaacgcacatgaacaaggatccatcaatttattccaatcgataatagagggccattaaatccgtcaggataaagacacccaataacacagagaatgttgtattttttgtagtacatattaaaaatcacgactcaagtgcgggttgaatttagcttttgctcttgatgacaaaactgtttggtttttgttcgagaact from Toxorhynchites rutilus septentrionalis strain SRP chromosome 3, ASM2978413v1, whole genome shotgun sequence encodes:
- the LOC129774402 gene encoding testis-specific serine/threonine-protein kinase 3-like, which translates into the protein MDKFSKSVDKVLYSESHWTRAEVKKQLSNRGYYIGKTIGEGSYSKVYYSEFRKSGQQFAERRACKIIDRKQCSMQHSHFLPGEIKTMIALNHPNIISVHSVFEFGPFVCIFMDHCHHGDLLQRIQERGKLSESKARLFFHQLVSAVNYMHTNGFCHRDIKCENVLLASPTHVKLSDFTFSKKCSNEVTIEQLSATFCGSVAYAAPEILKGIRYDPKRGDMWSLGCVLFIMLTETMPFDETNILETITRQERKQYFYPEGVKLNPTILDLIDCLIEPDVVARASIGQVVQHPWINKSDPLKVEMSVSGTIQGN